In Phragmites australis chromosome 16, lpPhrAust1.1, whole genome shotgun sequence, one DNA window encodes the following:
- the LOC133895478 gene encoding uncharacterized protein LOC133895478 isoform X1, with the protein MLPGHATAIGTADGVVNRRPRRLFGRSSERKNPLNVQFERQVARLESRQQQQRCIVLTVIPFNFCCDFKSPLLAENGSNHPSSKPTSPEGSLEPSYSSPSIPHHVNVPDESHRKWPDNTSRLLEEKSPTSNSMPNSDFLVSSFTKPSVNARHTARRKSKKKSKKHRQHCRKPTDGSEVKCRESNNTAPAIDVGDCEDLTLSPKHVGDIRFEETFSPSSSAKEASEEAPESENDNEYHCCSGASVSSTFYCDDTELSRSTTSCPGLFGQCNSSNFRYLDNAPNSVFTGSSQETCYAGDSVNCSHDTDTMLIFRNECGPDPCEATEFCSSSSGVDENWLEKSDYGSGICQNGVGTCNGVQAVHLCSDTSSDSDFHLVISRKRARKEKKMSLWKSYGECASTVTCGRNEKYVGRSPRQMTKELNTEDWSRRQNHVGSIQPQYGVALKHSTKNFMHKPSNVCTETQNGVPLKDNKLGASLNHFTSLKENNRGKSINGFNTVQHVHSNRKVSDAVHSRESFHCEMRSNSSSEPTTPKSSKGNCTSESGESTDHTVGALLTQKRGLQDSVRINHASNTISGLSSPAGSKSTPTNLVVGCDTVPSIGGNHDCQVFCDSGMHLVEMIKVANDAYKVQVAADVHLAAGYPITDLERFIYSATPVIGHVPCMRSCNCSWDQVGSNSVCQNDVSNISLRSIWEWYEEPGCYGLEVRALSDLSSKTSYSNSSEFFAYFVPYLSAIQLFGSSRKDINNSFGVQGGGFLKASSTSRSLSSHPVDAKLHKPFEENLSESSFFVEDHGELMFEYFETDQPSFRPPLFEKIKELVSGANVSDHQILGDPEKLQNLKLGDLHPASWFCVAWYPVYRVPRGNFRAAFLTYHSLGKLVSQKCSPDMTGGHARIVSPVVGLQSYNDKGEHWFELMCPDLKQSASRAEVVKERLRTLKMGALAMARAVIPKGAGESVNHHPDYEFFLSRRLCSEEIKQR; encoded by the exons ATGCTACCTGGACATGCAACGGCTATTGGAACTGCTGATGGTGTCGTAAATAGGAGGCCTCGTCGCCTGTTTGGAAGATCCTCAGAGAGGAAGAACCCACTCAATGTTCAGTTT GAGCGTCAAGTAGCTCGCCTGGAATCaagacagcagcagcagag GTGTATTGTCCTCACGGTTATTCCCTTCAATTTCTGTTGCGATTTCAAATCACCCTTGCTTGCCGAAAATGGAAGTAATCACCCCTCATCCAAACCTACATCTCCAGAAGGGAGCCTTGAGCCATCATACTCATCACCGAGTATTCCCCATCATGTTAATGTTCCAGATGAATCTCACAGAAAATGGCCAGATAATACATCAAGGCTACTGGAGGAGAAATCCCCCACATCCAATAGTATGCCCAATTCAGATTTCCTAGTCAGTAGCTTTACCAAGCCAAGCGTGAATGCAAGACATACTGCAAGAAGGAAgagcaaaaagaaaagcaagaagcACAGGCAACATTGTAGAAAACCAACAGATGGATCTGAAGTTAAATGCAGAGAGAGCAACAATACTGCCCCTGCGATTGATGTGGGTGATTGTGAAGATTTGACACTTTCTCCTAAGCATGTTGGTGACATACGCTTTGAGGAAACTTTTTCTCCCAGTTCTTCTGCTAAAGAAGCTTCTGAAGAGGCTCCTGAGAGTGAAAATGATAATGAGTACCATTGCTGTTCAGGTGCTTCAGTTTCAAGTACATTCTACTGTGATGATACAGAACTCTCCAGATCAACAACTTCATGCCCTGGATTGTTTGGACAATGTAACAGCAGTAACTTCAGGTATTTGGATAACGCTCCAAATTCCGTATTTACGGGTTCATCTCAAGAAACTTGTTATGCTGGTGATAGTGTGAACTGTAGCCATGATACCGATACTATGTTGATCTTCAGAAATGAATGCGGACCTGATCCGTGCGAAGCGACAGAATTTTGCAGCTCTAGCAGTGGAGTTGATGAGAATTGGCTAGAAAAGTCCGATTACGGCAGTGGCATTTGCCAAAATGGTGTTGGCACGTGCAATGGAGTCCAAGCAGTCCATTTGTGCAGTGACACAAGCAGCGACAGTGATTTCCATCTGGTAATATCTAGAAAGAGAGccagaaaagagaagaaaatgtcACTGTGGAAGAGttatggagaatgtgcatcgactgtTACATGTGGTCGAAATGAAAAATATGTTGGTCGCTCTCCTAGGCAGATGACCAAGGAACTCAACACTGAGGATTGGTCCCGTAGACAAAATCATGTTGGCAGCATACAGCCTCAGTATGGAGTTGCGTTAAAACATTCCACCAAGAATTTCATGCATAAGCCAAGTAATGTTTGCACAGAGACCCAAAATGGAGTTCCATTGAAAGATAACAAGTTAGGAGCAAGTCTCAATCATTTTACAAGTCTGAAAGAAAACAACCGTGGAAAATCAATTAACGGTTTTAACACAGTGCAGCATGTTCATTCAAACAGAAAGGTATCCGATGCTGTTCACAGCAGAGAATCCTTCCATTGTGAGATGAGATCAAATTCTTCTTCTGAACCGACAACTCCGAAGTCTTCAAAGGGCAATTGTACTTCAGAATCTGGTGAATCAACAGATCATACTGTAGGAGCTCTTCTCACGCAGAAAAGAGGGCTGCAAGATTCAGTTCGAATCAATCATGCCAGTAACACCATTTCTGGACTATCATCACCTG CAGGTTCTAAGTCAACTCCTACTAACTTGGTGGTCGGATGTGATACAGTTCCATCCATTGGAGGGAACCATGACTGTCAAGTGTTCTGTGACTCTGGAATGCATCTAGTTGAGATGATCAAGGTTGCTAATGATGCCTATAAAGTGCAGGTTGCTGCAGATGTTCACCTTGCTGCTGGTTATCCAATTACTGATCTTGAAAGATTTATATATTCTGCAACTCCAGTCATTGGTCATGTACCTTGCATGAGAAGCTGCAATTGTTCATGGGACCAAGTAGGTAGTAACTCAGTTTGTCAGAATGACGTCTCTAATATTTCCCTAAGGAGCATATGGGAATGGTACGAAGAGCCAGGGTGCTATGGGTTGGAAGTAAGAGCTCTTAGTGATCTCAGCTCTAAAACATCATACAGCAACAGTTCAGAGTTCTTTGCATACTTTGTACCTTATCTATCTGCAATTCAGTTGTTTGGGTCGTCTAGGAAGGATATAAATAACAGTTTTGGTGTACAAGGGGGAGGATTTTTGAAAGCATCAAGTACTTCAAGGTCCTTGAGCTCTCATCCTGTAGATGCAAAGTTGCATAAACCGTTTGAGGAAAATTTGTCAGAATCATCTTTCTTTGTAGAAGATCATGGAGAACTCATGTTTGAGTACTTTGAAACAGACCAGCCATCTTTTCGACCTCCATTATTTGAAAA GATCAAGGAGCTTGTTAGTGGTGCAAATGTTTCTGACCACCAAATTCTTGGGGACCCTGAAAAgctgcaaaatttgaaattggGTGATCTTCATCCAGCTTCCTG GTTCTGTGTTGCCTGGTATCCTGTTTACCGTGTACCCCGTGGGAACTTCCGTGCAGCATTTTTGACCTACCATTCACTGGGCAAATTGGTTTCACAAAAATGCTCCCCAGATATGACTGGTGGGCATGCCCGCATAGTTTCACCAGTTGTTGGTCTCCAGAGTTACAACGACAAG GGAGAGCATTGGTTTGAGCTGATGTGCCCAGATTTGAAGCAATCGGCAAGTCGTGCTGAAGTTGTGAAAGAGAGGCTGAGGACACTAAAGATGGGTGCACTAGCCATGGCAAGAGCTGTAATCCCGAAAGGAGCTGGGGAGTCTGTGAACCACCATCCAGATTATGAGTTCTTCCTGTCTCGGCGGCTATGCTCTGAAGAAATCAAACAGCGATAG
- the LOC133895916 gene encoding U11/U12 small nuclear ribonucleoprotein 59 kDa protein-like translates to MCRRPVSLLPPLPEQLNPYSAIPFRVALRRRPARRQALRQLQKSKRNKRWRKRKRKHVTELFQKECADYDRIDKEADEWRARQIAKDIAKRKVESTKQIAKKKANEERKRLKSELELALMVEKLQELRSIRVQKPKKQGKIFLFTYCFI, encoded by the exons ATGTGCCGACGGCCTGTTAGCTTGCTACCGCCGCTTCCTGAACAGCTGAACCCCTATTCGGCTATTCCTTTTCGTGTCGCACT GCGCCGTCGCCCAGCCAGGCGCCAGGCGCTCCGCCAGCTTCAGAAATCCAAGAGAAATAAGCGGtggaggaagagaaaaagaaagcatGTCACGGAGCTTTTCCAGAAG GAGTGTGCAGATTATGACAGAATCGACAAGGAAGCTGATGAATGGAGAGCTAGGCAAATAGCCAAGGACATCGCGAAACGCAAG GTGGAAAGCACGAAACAGATTGCCAAGAAGAAAGCAAATGAGGAAAGGAAGCGTCTAAAATCTGAG CTTGAGCTTGCCCTTATGGTTGAGAAACTACAGGAGCTTCGCTCTATAAGAGTTCAAAAACCGAAGAAGCAAGGCAAGATATTCTTGTTTACCTATTGTTTTATTTAA
- the LOC133895478 gene encoding uncharacterized protein LOC133895478 isoform X2, producing the protein MLPGHATAIGTADGVVNRRPRRLFGRSSERKNPLNVQFERQVARLESRQQQQRCIVLTVIPFNFCCDFKSPLLAENGSNHPSSKPTSPEGSLEPSYSSPSIPHHVNVPDESHRKWPDNTSRLLEEKSPTSNSMPNSDFLVSSFTKPSVNARHTARRKSKKKSKKHRQHCRKPTDGSEVKCRESNNTAPAIDVGDCEDLTLSPKHVGDIRFEETFSPSSSAKEASEEAPESENDNEYHCCSGASVSSTFYCDDTELSRSTTSCPGLFGQCNSSNFRYLDNAPNSVFTGSSQETCYAGDSVNCSHDTDTMLIFRNECGPDPCEATEFCSSSSGVDENWLEKSDYGSGICQNGVGTCNGVQAVHLCSDTSSDSDFHLVISRKRARKEKKMSLWKSYGECASTVTCGRNEKYVGRSPRQMTKELNTEDWSRRQNHVGSIQPQYGVALKHSTKNFMHKPSNVCTETQNGVPLKDNKLGASLNHFTSLKENNRGKSINGFNTVQHVHSNRKVSDAVHSRESFHCEMRSNSSSEPTTPKSSKGNCTSESGESTDHTVGALLTQKRGLQDSVRINHASNTISGLSSPGSKSTPTNLVVGCDTVPSIGGNHDCQVFCDSGMHLVEMIKVANDAYKVQVAADVHLAAGYPITDLERFIYSATPVIGHVPCMRSCNCSWDQVGSNSVCQNDVSNISLRSIWEWYEEPGCYGLEVRALSDLSSKTSYSNSSEFFAYFVPYLSAIQLFGSSRKDINNSFGVQGGGFLKASSTSRSLSSHPVDAKLHKPFEENLSESSFFVEDHGELMFEYFETDQPSFRPPLFEKIKELVSGANVSDHQILGDPEKLQNLKLGDLHPASWFCVAWYPVYRVPRGNFRAAFLTYHSLGKLVSQKCSPDMTGGHARIVSPVVGLQSYNDKGEHWFELMCPDLKQSASRAEVVKERLRTLKMGALAMARAVIPKGAGESVNHHPDYEFFLSRRLCSEEIKQR; encoded by the exons ATGCTACCTGGACATGCAACGGCTATTGGAACTGCTGATGGTGTCGTAAATAGGAGGCCTCGTCGCCTGTTTGGAAGATCCTCAGAGAGGAAGAACCCACTCAATGTTCAGTTT GAGCGTCAAGTAGCTCGCCTGGAATCaagacagcagcagcagag GTGTATTGTCCTCACGGTTATTCCCTTCAATTTCTGTTGCGATTTCAAATCACCCTTGCTTGCCGAAAATGGAAGTAATCACCCCTCATCCAAACCTACATCTCCAGAAGGGAGCCTTGAGCCATCATACTCATCACCGAGTATTCCCCATCATGTTAATGTTCCAGATGAATCTCACAGAAAATGGCCAGATAATACATCAAGGCTACTGGAGGAGAAATCCCCCACATCCAATAGTATGCCCAATTCAGATTTCCTAGTCAGTAGCTTTACCAAGCCAAGCGTGAATGCAAGACATACTGCAAGAAGGAAgagcaaaaagaaaagcaagaagcACAGGCAACATTGTAGAAAACCAACAGATGGATCTGAAGTTAAATGCAGAGAGAGCAACAATACTGCCCCTGCGATTGATGTGGGTGATTGTGAAGATTTGACACTTTCTCCTAAGCATGTTGGTGACATACGCTTTGAGGAAACTTTTTCTCCCAGTTCTTCTGCTAAAGAAGCTTCTGAAGAGGCTCCTGAGAGTGAAAATGATAATGAGTACCATTGCTGTTCAGGTGCTTCAGTTTCAAGTACATTCTACTGTGATGATACAGAACTCTCCAGATCAACAACTTCATGCCCTGGATTGTTTGGACAATGTAACAGCAGTAACTTCAGGTATTTGGATAACGCTCCAAATTCCGTATTTACGGGTTCATCTCAAGAAACTTGTTATGCTGGTGATAGTGTGAACTGTAGCCATGATACCGATACTATGTTGATCTTCAGAAATGAATGCGGACCTGATCCGTGCGAAGCGACAGAATTTTGCAGCTCTAGCAGTGGAGTTGATGAGAATTGGCTAGAAAAGTCCGATTACGGCAGTGGCATTTGCCAAAATGGTGTTGGCACGTGCAATGGAGTCCAAGCAGTCCATTTGTGCAGTGACACAAGCAGCGACAGTGATTTCCATCTGGTAATATCTAGAAAGAGAGccagaaaagagaagaaaatgtcACTGTGGAAGAGttatggagaatgtgcatcgactgtTACATGTGGTCGAAATGAAAAATATGTTGGTCGCTCTCCTAGGCAGATGACCAAGGAACTCAACACTGAGGATTGGTCCCGTAGACAAAATCATGTTGGCAGCATACAGCCTCAGTATGGAGTTGCGTTAAAACATTCCACCAAGAATTTCATGCATAAGCCAAGTAATGTTTGCACAGAGACCCAAAATGGAGTTCCATTGAAAGATAACAAGTTAGGAGCAAGTCTCAATCATTTTACAAGTCTGAAAGAAAACAACCGTGGAAAATCAATTAACGGTTTTAACACAGTGCAGCATGTTCATTCAAACAGAAAGGTATCCGATGCTGTTCACAGCAGAGAATCCTTCCATTGTGAGATGAGATCAAATTCTTCTTCTGAACCGACAACTCCGAAGTCTTCAAAGGGCAATTGTACTTCAGAATCTGGTGAATCAACAGATCATACTGTAGGAGCTCTTCTCACGCAGAAAAGAGGGCTGCAAGATTCAGTTCGAATCAATCATGCCAGTAACACCATTTCTGGACTATCATCACCTG GTTCTAAGTCAACTCCTACTAACTTGGTGGTCGGATGTGATACAGTTCCATCCATTGGAGGGAACCATGACTGTCAAGTGTTCTGTGACTCTGGAATGCATCTAGTTGAGATGATCAAGGTTGCTAATGATGCCTATAAAGTGCAGGTTGCTGCAGATGTTCACCTTGCTGCTGGTTATCCAATTACTGATCTTGAAAGATTTATATATTCTGCAACTCCAGTCATTGGTCATGTACCTTGCATGAGAAGCTGCAATTGTTCATGGGACCAAGTAGGTAGTAACTCAGTTTGTCAGAATGACGTCTCTAATATTTCCCTAAGGAGCATATGGGAATGGTACGAAGAGCCAGGGTGCTATGGGTTGGAAGTAAGAGCTCTTAGTGATCTCAGCTCTAAAACATCATACAGCAACAGTTCAGAGTTCTTTGCATACTTTGTACCTTATCTATCTGCAATTCAGTTGTTTGGGTCGTCTAGGAAGGATATAAATAACAGTTTTGGTGTACAAGGGGGAGGATTTTTGAAAGCATCAAGTACTTCAAGGTCCTTGAGCTCTCATCCTGTAGATGCAAAGTTGCATAAACCGTTTGAGGAAAATTTGTCAGAATCATCTTTCTTTGTAGAAGATCATGGAGAACTCATGTTTGAGTACTTTGAAACAGACCAGCCATCTTTTCGACCTCCATTATTTGAAAA GATCAAGGAGCTTGTTAGTGGTGCAAATGTTTCTGACCACCAAATTCTTGGGGACCCTGAAAAgctgcaaaatttgaaattggGTGATCTTCATCCAGCTTCCTG GTTCTGTGTTGCCTGGTATCCTGTTTACCGTGTACCCCGTGGGAACTTCCGTGCAGCATTTTTGACCTACCATTCACTGGGCAAATTGGTTTCACAAAAATGCTCCCCAGATATGACTGGTGGGCATGCCCGCATAGTTTCACCAGTTGTTGGTCTCCAGAGTTACAACGACAAG GGAGAGCATTGGTTTGAGCTGATGTGCCCAGATTTGAAGCAATCGGCAAGTCGTGCTGAAGTTGTGAAAGAGAGGCTGAGGACACTAAAGATGGGTGCACTAGCCATGGCAAGAGCTGTAATCCCGAAAGGAGCTGGGGAGTCTGTGAACCACCATCCAGATTATGAGTTCTTCCTGTCTCGGCGGCTATGCTCTGAAGAAATCAAACAGCGATAG